A genomic stretch from Thermincola ferriacetica includes:
- a CDS encoding S-layer homology domain-containing protein, with amino-acid sequence MSGVKTKKKVLSCLLSLFLILLPVPGPAMDQALASGTEIQITSDPANQGALAFYGDKIVYQDDRNGTNDIYMYDLGTGTETQITTDPNDQSNPAIYGDKIVYEDYRNGNADIYMYNLNTGTEIQITNDPFNQSIPAIYGDKIVYQDDRNGNNDIYMYDLATGTETQITTNTAGQYEPAIYDNKIAWVDDRNGNFDIYMYDLGTGNETQITFDPSNQSGPVNIYNDKIVWVDYRGGTADIYMYDLTMDREVPIAVNSAEQYYCNIYFDKIVWEDWRNGNADIYMYDLNTGRENQITNDLANQGSPIILGDKIAWVDDRNGNLDIYMYIPPVQADGTETRITTDPADQGKPAIYGDRIVYEDNRNGNGDIYMYDLSTGTETRITTDPANQTNPAIYGDKIVYQDDRNGNNDIYMHDLSTGTETQITNDPFNQSIPAIYGDKIVYQDDRNGTNDIYMYDLSTGTETRITTNTANQYEPAIYDNKIVWIDDRNGNFDIYMYDLSTDNETQITNNLAYQYHPIIYGNKIVWSDERNGTQDIYMYDISTGTETPLITDPLNQEKPVIYEDKIAYIEDNGSYVYMYDLTTGVKTQITTNPESYPDHVAIHGNRIVWEDWRDTVNWTSDIYMFTLAQPDTTPPAVTPSVIGGTFREPQVVTFTTDEPATVYYTTDGSDPTVSGIVYSEPITIDTTTTLKYYAVDSAGNASAVEAQNYVIDTVAPTITAAPAPGTYTTAQTVYLTANEPATIYYSFDSTNWTVYTEPVSINNTVTLYVYGIDAMGNTSATQAFNYTINISTTSASSGGSSSSPGTTSPTSTEQPQTTVVTLTGTISNTVVDPAKGPSFTDAVHHWAVREIAAVEQLGLMKGYNNQFFPDRNITRAEFVVTLMNALDIPEDLPDTGKFDDADQIPGWAKDKIQVAKQLGLVVGYEDNTFQASKTITRAEMAVIMAKYLYITGQDLSQLTGTVSFADKLPDWAENSIKALTTAGIVKGYPDGLYRPGRNITRAETAVVAYEAIGLIREHKNIDKLAVARKINAY; translated from the coding sequence GGGACGGAAATTCAAATAACATCTGATCCTGCAAACCAAGGTGCGCTTGCTTTTTATGGGGATAAAATAGTTTACCAGGACGACCGCAACGGCACTAACGACATCTATATGTACGACCTAGGTACTGGCACCGAAACTCAGATAACAACTGACCCTAATGATCAAAGCAACCCAGCTATCTATGGCGATAAGATTGTTTATGAAGATTATCGCAATGGGAATGCCGACATTTACATGTACAACCTGAACACTGGTACCGAAATCCAGATAACTAATGATCCGTTTAATCAAAGTATCCCTGCTATTTACGGCGATAAAATAGTTTACCAAGACGATCGTAATGGCAATAACGACATTTATATGTACGATTTAGCAACCGGCACAGAAACGCAGATAACCACCAATACAGCCGGGCAATATGAACCTGCTATCTATGATAACAAAATAGCATGGGTGGATGACCGCAACGGCAACTTTGACATCTACATGTACGACCTGGGCACCGGTAATGAAACTCAAATTACTTTTGACCCATCCAATCAAAGTGGTCCTGTCAATATTTATAATGACAAAATAGTGTGGGTTGATTACCGTGGTGGCACTGCTGACATTTACATGTATGATTTGACTATGGACAGAGAGGTTCCGATTGCCGTCAATTCTGCAGAACAATATTACTGCAACATTTATTTCGATAAAATTGTATGGGAAGATTGGCGCAACGGCAACGCCGACATCTATATGTACGACCTGAACACTGGCAGGGAAAACCAGATAACAAATGATTTGGCAAACCAAGGCAGTCCGATAATTTTGGGCGATAAAATAGCATGGGTAGATGACCGCAACGGTAACCTTGACATCTATATGTATATTCCACCTGTGCAGGCAGATGGCACCGAAACCCGAATAACAACCGACCCGGCAGATCAAGGAAAACCTGCCATTTACGGTGATAGAATTGTATATGAGGACAATCGCAACGGAAACGGCGACATCTACATGTACGACCTGAGTACCGGTACAGAAACCCGGATAACAACTGACCCGGCAAACCAAACAAATCCTGCCATTTACGGGGACAAAATAGTTTACCAGGACGACCGCAACGGGAACAACGACATTTACATGCACGACCTGAGTACCGGCACCGAAACCCAGATAACTAATGATCCGTTTAATCAAAGTATCCCTGCTATTTACGGCGATAAAATAGTTTACCAAGATGACCGCAACGGCACTAACGACATCTACATGTACGATCTGAGTACCGGTACAGAAACCCGGATAACCACCAATACAGCCAATCAATATGAACCTGCTATCTATGATAACAAAATAGTATGGATAGATGACCGCAACGGCAACTTTGACATCTACATGTACGACCTGAGTACCGATAATGAAACTCAAATTACCAACAATTTGGCATACCAGTATCACCCCATAATTTATGGGAACAAAATAGTGTGGTCAGATGAGCGCAACGGCACCCAGGATATTTACATGTACGACATAAGCACAGGAACGGAAACCCCTCTTATAACTGATCCGTTAAACCAGGAGAAACCTGTCATTTATGAAGATAAAATTGCATATATAGAAGATAATGGCTCATATGTTTATATGTACGACCTGACAACCGGAGTTAAAACTCAAATAACCACTAACCCAGAGAGTTATCCTGATCACGTAGCTATTCATGGTAATAGAATTGTATGGGAAGATTGGCGAGATACTGTCAACTGGACCAGTGATATTTATATGTTTACGCTGGCTCAGCCCGACACCACTCCGCCAGCAGTGACACCTTCCGTTATAGGCGGAACCTTTAGGGAGCCGCAGGTTGTAACATTTACCACAGATGAACCGGCAACGGTATATTACACAACGGACGGCTCTGACCCGACTGTTTCCGGTATTGTATACAGTGAGCCCATAACGATTGACACAACCACTACCTTGAAATATTATGCCGTTGACAGTGCTGGTAATGCTTCGGCGGTAGAAGCACAGAATTATGTAATAGATACCGTTGCACCTACCATTACCGCAGCTCCGGCACCGGGGACATACACGACGGCTCAAACAGTTTATTTGACAGCCAATGAACCGGCGACGATATACTACAGCTTCGATAGCACCAACTGGACAGTTTATACAGAACCGGTGAGTATCAATAACACCGTAACCCTGTATGTTTACGGTATTGATGCTATGGGCAACACAAGCGCAACGCAGGCATTCAATTACACCATAAATATCAGCACCACCTCAGCCAGTTCCGGCGGTTCCAGCAGCAGTCCGGGCACCACCAGCCCGACAAGTACAGAACAGCCCCAAACAACTGTTGTCACATTAACCGGCACTATCAGCAACACAGTAGTAGACCCGGCCAAAGGGCCAAGCTTCACCGACGCAGTACACCACTGGGCTGTGAGAGAAATAGCCGCAGTGGAGCAGTTGGGGCTGATGAAAGGGTACAACAACCAATTCTTTCCCGACCGGAACATCACCCGCGCCGAGTTTGTGGTAACCCTGATGAACGCATTGGATATACCGGAGGACCTGCCGGACACCGGCAAATTTGATGATGCCGACCAGATACCGGGCTGGGCAAAAGACAAGATTCAAGTGGCCAAACAGTTAGGTTTGGTGGTAGGCTATGAGGACAATACCTTCCAGGCGTCCAAAACCATTACCAGGGCGGAGATGGCAGTGATAATGGCAAAATACCTGTACATTACCGGGCAGGACCTGTCGCAGTTAACCGGTACCGTATCGTTCGCCGACAAACTGCCTGACTGGGCCGAAAACTCGATTAAGGCATTAACCACCGCAGGTATTGTGAAAGGGTACCCCGACGGCCTGTACCGCCCGGGCAGGAACATTACCCGCGCGGAAACGGCGGTAGTTGCCTATGAAGCAATAGGACTGATCCGCGAACACAAAAACATAGACAAGCTGGCAGTAGCCAGGAAAATCAACGCATATTAG